One genomic region from Patescibacteria group bacterium encodes:
- a CDS encoding GatB/YqeY domain-containing protein — protein MNLQERIEADFIAALKGKKESEVSILRLLKAALKNARISKMKDLTEADAEKVIRSEIKKMQDSIVEYKRGGREDLADKEEREIAILKKYLPAELAEEELKKIVDEAVKSLNASAPADFGKVMKEVVKMAAGRAGGNKLAEVVKNKLGG, from the coding sequence ATGAATTTACAAGAGCGTATTGAGGCCGATTTCATCGCGGCCCTAAAAGGCAAAAAAGAAAGCGAAGTGTCCATACTGCGCCTGCTTAAAGCCGCTTTAAAAAATGCCAGAATCAGCAAAATGAAAGATTTAACCGAAGCCGATGCGGAGAAAGTTATCAGAAGCGAAATAAAAAAAATGCAGGATTCCATCGTGGAATATAAAAGAGGCGGCAGAGAAGATTTAGCGGACAAAGAAGAAAGAGAGATAGCCATTTTAAAAAAATATTTGCCGGCAGAATTGGCAGAGGAAGAGCTTAAAAAAATAGTTGATGAAGCGGTGAAGAGTTTAAACGCTTCCGCCCCGGCGGATTTTGGCAAGGTGATGAAAGAAGTCGTGAAAATGGCGGCGGGCCGAGCCGGCGGAAATAAATTAGCCGAGGTAGTTAAGAACAAATTAGGGGGATAA